Within the Deltaproteobacteria bacterium genome, the region TTGAATCGGGTCGGCATTTTCAAGTCGCTATCTCCGACATGGCTTTAGTGGGCGCAAATGGAATCGATTTTCTAAGACGAGTAAAAGAACTTTCGCCATCTACTAGCTGCGTAATCATAAGTGGATTTCTTTCAAATGGCGCTGAAAAGGAAATACTAAACCACGATTTTATCTTTGGCGTTCTAACAAAGCCCTGCACAGGGCAGCAATTATCTGATATCATCACCTCGGCTTTAAGGCAGAACGGAAACTAGCGCTTTCCGACCAGAACATTAACTTTTTTTAAATGCGGATAAAAAATTGGAAACTCTCACTCTTCCTGAAACTAGGGCACTTGGCGTATTAATTGAAAAAAAGATCATTACTCCTGACCAATATCCTCTAACGCTTAACAGCGTTAGAGTGGCGTGCAATCAAAAAACGAGTCGACACCCAGTCGTTGATTATAGCGAGCTAACGGTTAACAGGGCTCTCCAAACGCTAGAAAAAAAGGGGTACGTCAAACAGTCTATCTTTTCCACGGCTCGCGCAACAAAATATGAACACACCACCGAATCGAAGTTGCTAATCGACAAGAAGGAAGTAATTTTGCTAGGCTTGCTCATGCTACGAGGGGCGCAAACGCCGGGAGAGCTAAGAATGCGCTCACAGAGGATGTGGGATTTCCCGTCCGTAGAAGCGGTCGAGGATACTCTTCTCCGCCTCATCAATCACAAAACACCCCTCGTCCAGGTGCTAGACCGTCAGCCCGGCCAAAAGGAATGTCGATATATTCAGCTATTAAGCGAAATCGACGAGGAAGCTCTAAGAGCCCATACTACCACCTATGCGGAGGACAGCGCATCTGTAGCCGCGGACGACGACGCTAAAACTTCCGCCAATTCTCGCATAGACGAACTAGAAGACAAACTTAATGCCCTAACCAAAAGAGTAGAATTACTCGAGCAGAGCCTGCTCCCTAGCGCAGATGGAGACTTACAAGAGAATCGAGACTTGAGAAACGAGCAATAGCAATTTCACGTCTTTAAGTGCGTGTCGGTTCGCATTTGGCGACACTACGACTCATCTATGTCGACGCGCCGGCGCCTAACTTTAAGCTGGGATTGTTCTCGCTTATTCGCGAGGATGCGCTCTTTCTGACGTCGAGAACGGCGCCGCTTTTGGCGCCGAATTTTCTCGCGCTCCTGTTCCCGCGCACTTTTCTCCCCTAGTACTCGCTGCTCAAGCGTCTCGCACAAAATCTCCCTTGCATAGTAGCGATTTAGAGACTGCGAGCGAGTCTTTTGGCATTTTATCTCAATGCCGCTTGGAACGTGGAGGAGGTAAACACAAGAGGAGGTCTTATTAATCTTTTGCCCTCCCGAACCAGATCCTTTAATAAATTTCTCTAGTAAATCCTCCTCGCAAATATTTAGGCCGCGCATTCTAGCTAATAACCTAGACTCTTTTTGTGGCAAGACTCCAAATTTACCCATAAGAAGTAGCTCGTCTAGAAGAGGCTCAGGCCCTCTGTCCGCAGAATCGCCTTAGCGATTAACGTTTCTGAGTAGCGATTTTTATTTCGCAATTCTCAAAACCACATGCACTCCGCAGTTCATTCTTTAGATAACGCAAGTAGGAAAAATGCACTCCGCGAGGATGATTAAAAAACAGTACAAAACGTGGCGGCTCCACTGCTATTTGCTGCCCATAAAACAGCTTTAGTGGCCTTCCTCGATAAACTGGTAAGGGGAAATGCTTTACAGCCCGCCTAAGGATTCGATTCAGCCTGCCAGTAGATATGCGCCTAGCCCTCTCGTACGCAACCTCCCTCGCGCCCTCGAGTACTTTTAAACATCTTCGACCTGACAATGCCGAAATGAATATTATAGGAGCATAGGGAGCGAATTTTAAGGCTTCCTTTATCTTTGAGGTGTATTCCTTAACACTTCGATGGTCCTTTTCCACTAGATCCCATTTGTTTACTGCAACCACCAATCCCCTGCCCTGTTCGTGCGCCATGCCAGCAATTTTTGCATCTTGAGCGCCGATACCGGCCGACGCATCTATTACCAATACCGCAACGTCGCAATCAGCTAGCGCCCTAAGCGAGCGCATGCTGCAAAA harbors:
- a CDS encoding response regulator, encoding MTSKLTNKPKILIVDDDVITLTVIKRFLRTTGQFDIEIVEDASSGLALIESGRHFQVAISDMALVGANGIDFLRRVKELSPSTSCVIISGFLSNGAEKEILNHDFIFGVLTKPCTGQQLSDIITSALRQNGN
- a CDS encoding YceH family protein yields the protein METLTLPETRALGVLIEKKIITPDQYPLTLNSVRVACNQKTSRHPVVDYSELTVNRALQTLEKKGYVKQSIFSTARATKYEHTTESKLLIDKKEVILLGLLMLRGAQTPGELRMRSQRMWDFPSVEAVEDTLLRLINHKTPLVQVLDRQPGQKECRYIQLLSEIDEEALRAHTTTYAEDSASVAADDDAKTSANSRIDELEDKLNALTKRVELLEQSLLPSADGDLQENRDLRNEQ
- a CDS encoding peptide chain release factor-like protein; the protein is MGKFGVLPQKESRLLARMRGLNICEEDLLEKFIKGSGSGGQKINKTSSCVYLLHVPSGIEIKCQKTRSQSLNRYYAREILCETLEQRVLGEKSAREQEREKIRRQKRRRSRRQKERILANKREQSQLKVRRRRVDIDES